In Carassius gibelio isolate Cgi1373 ecotype wild population from Czech Republic chromosome B4, carGib1.2-hapl.c, whole genome shotgun sequence, one DNA window encodes the following:
- the LOC127955987 gene encoding gastrula zinc finger protein XlCGF8.2DB isoform X3: MEFIKEECEEMKIQETYRDEQEETEEQTDLMALKEGEEVLDEIGEEDQHECLQKTGTRSFFSCFSQQGNLKVHMRIHTGKKPFTCPQCGISFTRKIGLKRHMIIHTGEKPYTCPICGKGFCQNGNLKVHMRIHTGKSYITCQECGKSFTCKANHDRHMKTHTGKKPFTCEQCGKCFTRKLGLKRHSRIHNGECPFTCQFCGRSFNQKGTLSRHMGIHTGEKPFSCQLCRKTFTRKTGLERHMGTHTGEKPYICSQCGKSFIQRGNLIVHMRIHNGENPFTCQQCGKSFNHKGSFNRHMRTHTGEMPYICIQCGKTFDQYGDLTVHMKIHTMAQQ, encoded by the exons atggagtttattaaagaggagtgTGAAGAAATGAAGATTCAAGAAACATACAGAGACGAACAAGAAgaaactgaggaacaaacag aCCTAATGGCATTGAAAGAGGGAGAAGAAGTACTTGATGAAATTGGAGAGGAAGATCAACATGAGTGTCTTCAAAAGACAGGAACTAgaagttttttttcttgtttcagtCAACAAGGAAACTTGaaagtccacatgagaattcacactggaaaAAAGC CTTTcacatgccctcagtgtggaattAGTTTCACTCGTAAAATAGGTCTTAAAAGGCACATGATAATTCACACTGGCGAAAAGCCTTACACATGCCCTATATGTGGAAAAGGTTTCTGTCAAAATGGAAACCTTAAAGTTCACATGAGAATACACACTGGGAAGAGCTATATCACCTGCCAagagtgtggaaaaagtttcactTGTAAAGCAAATCATGACAGACACATGAAAACTCACACTGGAAAAAAGCCTTTCACCTGTGAACAGTGTGGAAAATGTTTCACTCGTAAATTAGGTCTTAAAAGACACTCGAGAATACACAATGGGGAATGTCCCTTCACCTGCCAATTTTGTGGAAGAAGTTTCAATCAAAAAGGAACCCTTAGCAGGCACATgggaattcacactggagagaaacctttttcTTGCCAACTGTGTAGAAAAACCTTCACTCGTAAAACAGGTCTTGAAAGGCACATGGGGactcacactggagaaaagccttatATATGCTCTcaatgtggaaaaagtttcatTCAACGTGGAAACCTTATAGTCCATATGAGAATACACAATGGAGAAAATCccttcacctgccaacagtgtggaaaaagtttcaacCATAAAGGAAGCTTTAACAGGCACATGagaactcacactggagagaTGCCTTACATATGCATTCAATGTGGAAAGACTTTCGATCAATATGGAGACCTTACTGTCCATATGAAGATTCACACTATGGCCCAGCAATAA
- the LOC127955987 gene encoding gastrula zinc finger protein XlCGF8.2DB isoform X2 yields the protein MEFIKEECEEMKIQETYRDEQEETEEQTDLMALKEGEEVLDEIGEEDQHECLQKTGTRSFFSCFSQQGNLKVHMRIHTGKKPFTCPQCGTTFTRKIGLKRHMIIHTGEKPYTCPICGKGFCQNGNLKVHMRIHTGKSYITCQECGKSFTCKANHDRHMKTHTGKKPFTCEQCGKCFTRKLGLKRHSRIHNGECPFTCQFCGRSFNQKGTLSRHMGIHTGEKPFSCQLCRKTFTRKTGLERHMGTHTGEKPYICSQCGKSFIQRGNLIVHMRIHNGENPFTCQQCGKSFNHKGSFNRHMRTHTGEMPYICIQCGKTFDQYGDLTVHMKIHTMAQQ from the exons atggagtttattaaagaggagtgTGAAGAAATGAAGATTCAAGAAACATACAGAGACGAACAAGAAgaaactgaggaacaaacag aCCTAATGGCATTGAAAGAGGGAGAAGAAGTACTTGATGAAATTGGAGAGGAAGATCAACATGAGTGTCTTCAAAAGACAGGAACTAgaagttttttttcttgtttcagtCAACAAGGAAACTTGaaagtccacatgagaattcacactggaaaAAAGCCTTTCACGTGCCCTCAGTGTGGAACTACTTTCACACGTAAAATAG GTCTTAAAAGGCACATGATAATTCACACTGGCGAAAAGCCTTACACATGCCCTATATGTGGAAAAGGTTTCTGTCAAAATGGAAACCTTAAAGTTCACATGAGAATACACACTGGGAAGAGCTATATCACCTGCCAagagtgtggaaaaagtttcactTGTAAAGCAAATCATGACAGACACATGAAAACTCACACTGGAAAAAAGCCTTTCACCTGTGAACAGTGTGGAAAATGTTTCACTCGTAAATTAGGTCTTAAAAGACACTCGAGAATACACAATGGGGAATGTCCCTTCACCTGCCAATTTTGTGGAAGAAGTTTCAATCAAAAAGGAACCCTTAGCAGGCACATgggaattcacactggagagaaacctttttcTTGCCAACTGTGTAGAAAAACCTTCACTCGTAAAACAGGTCTTGAAAGGCACATGGGGactcacactggagaaaagccttatATATGCTCTcaatgtggaaaaagtttcatTCAACGTGGAAACCTTATAGTCCATATGAGAATACACAATGGAGAAAATCccttcacctgccaacagtgtggaaaaagtttcaacCATAAAGGAAGCTTTAACAGGCACATGagaactcacactggagagaTGCCTTACATATGCATTCAATGTGGAAAGACTTTCGATCAATATGGAGACCTTACTGTCCATATGAAGATTCACACTATGGCCCAGCAATAA
- the LOC127955987 gene encoding gastrula zinc finger protein XlCGF57.1 isoform X1, translated as MEFIKEECEEMKIQETYRDEQEETEEQTDLMALKEGEEVLDEIGEEDQHECLQKTGTRSFFSCFSQQGNLKVHMRIHTGKKPFTCPQCGTTFTRKIGLKRHMIIHTGEKPYACPVCGKGFCQNGNLKVHMRIHNEESYITCQECGKSFTCKENRDRHMKTHTGKKPFTCPQCGISFTRKIGLKRHMIIHTGEKPYTCPICGKGFCQNGNLKVHMRIHTGKSYITCQECGKSFTCKANHDRHMKTHTGKKPFTCEQCGKCFTRKLGLKRHSRIHNGECPFTCQFCGRSFNQKGTLSRHMGIHTGEKPFSCQLCRKTFTRKTGLERHMGTHTGEKPYICSQCGKSFIQRGNLIVHMRIHNGENPFTCQQCGKSFNHKGSFNRHMRTHTGEMPYICIQCGKTFDQYGDLTVHMKIHTMAQQ; from the exons atggagtttattaaagaggagtgTGAAGAAATGAAGATTCAAGAAACATACAGAGACGAACAAGAAgaaactgaggaacaaacag aCCTAATGGCATTGAAAGAGGGAGAAGAAGTACTTGATGAAATTGGAGAGGAAGATCAACATGAGTGTCTTCAAAAGACAGGAACTAgaagttttttttcttgtttcagtCAACAAGGAAACTTGaaagtccacatgagaattcacactggaaaAAAGCCTTTCACGTGCCCTCAGTGTGGAACTACTTTCACACGTAAAATAGGTCTTAAAAGGCACATGATAATTCACACTGGCGAAAAGCCTTATGCATGCCCTGTATGTGGAAAAGGTTTCTGTCAAAATGGAAACCTTAAAGTTCACATGAGAATACACAATGAAGAGAGCTATATCACCTGCCAagagtgtggaaaaagtttcactTGTAAAGAAAATCGTGACAGACACATGAAAACTCACACTGGAAAAAAGCCTTTcacatgccctcagtgtggaattAGTTTCACTCGTAAAATAGGTCTTAAAAGGCACATGATAATTCACACTGGCGAAAAGCCTTACACATGCCCTATATGTGGAAAAGGTTTCTGTCAAAATGGAAACCTTAAAGTTCACATGAGAATACACACTGGGAAGAGCTATATCACCTGCCAagagtgtggaaaaagtttcactTGTAAAGCAAATCATGACAGACACATGAAAACTCACACTGGAAAAAAGCCTTTCACCTGTGAACAGTGTGGAAAATGTTTCACTCGTAAATTAGGTCTTAAAAGACACTCGAGAATACACAATGGGGAATGTCCCTTCACCTGCCAATTTTGTGGAAGAAGTTTCAATCAAAAAGGAACCCTTAGCAGGCACATgggaattcacactggagagaaacctttttcTTGCCAACTGTGTAGAAAAACCTTCACTCGTAAAACAGGTCTTGAAAGGCACATGGGGactcacactggagaaaagccttatATATGCTCTcaatgtggaaaaagtttcatTCAACGTGGAAACCTTATAGTCCATATGAGAATACACAATGGAGAAAATCccttcacctgccaacagtgtggaaaaagtttcaacCATAAAGGAAGCTTTAACAGGCACATGagaactcacactggagagaTGCCTTACATATGCATTCAATGTGGAAAGACTTTCGATCAATATGGAGACCTTACTGTCCATATGAAGATTCACACTATGGCCCAGCAATAA